Proteins from a single region of Oryza brachyantha chromosome 6, ObraRS2, whole genome shotgun sequence:
- the LOC121054728 gene encoding uncharacterized protein LOC121054728: MPTSCQAKPAGRRRQRRWQRARGVRLGLLLRLRVRLSGLLGLLVRSVEELRCCPGAGAGAGRISSYSTTAAAAARVRSSAASAAALGGGHRGGMRGRRAAPAGRDQSSFYAEAIADCLEFIKSRASYMPVKNN; the protein is encoded by the coding sequence ATGCCGACGAGCTGTCAGGCgaagccggccggccggcggcggcagcggcggtggcagcgTGCGCGCGGCGTCCGGCTGGGCCTGCTGCTCCGGCTCCGGGTGAGGCTGTCCGGGCTCCTCGGCCTGCTCGTCAGGAGCGTCGAGGAGCTCAGGTGctgccccggcgccggcgccggcgccggcaggaTCAGCAGCtactcgacgacggcggcggcggcggcgagggtgcgtagcagcgcggcgtcggcggctgcGCTGGGTGGCGGTCATCGTGGTGGGatgcgcggccgccgcgccgcgccggccgggaGGGACCAGAGCTCCTTCTACGCGGAGGCCATCGCCGACTGCCTCGAGTTCATCAAGAGTAGGGCATCCTACATGCCtgtcaaaaataattaa